From Magnetovibrio sp. PR-2, a single genomic window includes:
- the nuoH gene encoding NADH-quinone oxidoreductase subunit NuoH, with protein sequence MVELWDNYLWPLIWIVIKILVIVVPLLLAVAYLTYAERKVIGAMQLRRGPNVVGPFGLLQPMADGAKLFLKETIIPSSANRAVFLVAPMLTFFLALVAWAVIPFGEGLVLADINVGILYLFAISSLGVYGVLMAGWASNSKYAFLGALRSAAQMVSYEVSMGFVIISVLVCVGSLNLTDIVEAQRDMWFVIPLLPMAVVFFISTLAETNRHPFDLPEAEAELVAGYNVEYSAMTFALFFLGEYANMILMCGMTTVLFLGGWLPPFDIAPFNLIPGPVWFVIKIAALLFIFIWVRASFPRYRYDQLMRLGWKVFLPLSLAAVVIVSGVLVTFDLLPNAG encoded by the coding sequence CTTTGGGACAACTACCTGTGGCCGCTGATTTGGATCGTGATAAAGATCCTTGTCATCGTCGTGCCTCTCCTTTTGGCCGTGGCGTATCTGACCTACGCTGAACGCAAAGTTATTGGCGCCATGCAGTTGCGCCGTGGCCCGAACGTTGTGGGGCCCTTTGGGTTGCTGCAACCCATGGCCGACGGTGCGAAGCTGTTTTTGAAGGAAACGATTATTCCTTCATCCGCCAACCGCGCGGTGTTCTTGGTCGCCCCCATGCTGACCTTCTTCTTAGCCCTTGTGGCTTGGGCGGTTATTCCGTTCGGTGAAGGTTTGGTTTTGGCGGACATCAACGTCGGCATCTTGTATCTGTTCGCCATTAGCTCCTTGGGCGTGTATGGCGTGTTGATGGCAGGCTGGGCGTCGAACTCCAAATACGCATTTTTGGGCGCGCTACGCTCGGCCGCGCAGATGGTTTCTTACGAAGTCTCCATGGGCTTTGTGATCATCTCGGTCTTGGTGTGTGTGGGTTCGTTGAACCTCACCGACATCGTCGAGGCCCAGCGCGACATGTGGTTCGTCATTCCGTTGCTGCCCATGGCTGTGGTGTTTTTCATCTCGACCTTGGCGGAAACCAACCGTCACCCGTTTGACCTTCCCGAAGCGGAAGCGGAACTTGTGGCCGGTTACAACGTCGAATATTCAGCCATGACGTTCGCTCTGTTCTTCTTGGGCGAATACGCCAACATGATCTTGATGTGTGGCATGACCACCGTCTTGTTCTTGGGCGGCTGGCTGCCGCCGTTCGACATTGCGCCGTTCAACCTGATCCCTGGACCGGTTTGGTTCGTGATCAAGATTGCGGCCTTGTTGTTTATCTTCATCTGGGTGCGTGCAAGCTTCCCGCGTTATCGCTATGACCAACTGATGCGTCTGGGCTGGAAAGTGTTCCTGCCGTTGTCGCTGGCGGCTGTAGTGATCGTGTCGGGCGTGCTGGTCACCTTCGATTTGCTGCCGAACGCAGGTTGA
- a CDS encoding biotin--[acetyl-CoA-carboxylase] ligase, giving the protein MSTLELPSPYQLVELDCVDSTNAEAKRLGEAGAPDCTIVWAKRQTCGRGRRGREWVSDCGNLYFSILLRMPYPMADMTQLSFVAANAVADAVSVAAPRGSFVNVKWPNDVLLEGKKVSGILLEGEPDMDTGCFKYLVVGIGVNIATHPVVEDGVYPATSLAAEGGVGEGLRVEKMLDTLAKRFLAGLATWRNLGFGPIRRHWLARAKGLGGPVMVRLPNETIDGVFAALDEAGALVLHLDGQPNRVITAGDVFIP; this is encoded by the coding sequence ATGTCTACGCTCGAGCTCCCAAGCCCATACCAGCTTGTGGAGCTCGATTGCGTTGACAGTACCAACGCCGAAGCCAAACGCCTTGGCGAAGCAGGGGCACCCGACTGCACCATCGTCTGGGCCAAGCGCCAGACCTGTGGACGGGGCCGGCGCGGGCGTGAATGGGTCTCGGATTGCGGTAATCTCTATTTCTCCATCCTTTTGCGTATGCCGTATCCCATGGCGGACATGACGCAGCTGAGTTTTGTGGCTGCCAACGCCGTCGCCGACGCCGTGTCGGTCGCGGCCCCCCGGGGCAGCTTCGTCAACGTCAAATGGCCCAACGATGTGTTGTTGGAAGGCAAAAAGGTCTCCGGCATTTTGTTGGAGGGCGAGCCGGACATGGATACAGGTTGCTTCAAATACCTTGTGGTCGGCATCGGGGTAAACATCGCCACGCACCCGGTGGTCGAAGACGGCGTCTATCCGGCGACGTCGCTGGCTGCCGAAGGGGGAGTGGGTGAGGGGCTCCGCGTTGAAAAGATGCTCGACACCCTTGCCAAACGGTTCCTGGCAGGTTTGGCGACGTGGCGCAATTTGGGCTTCGGTCCCATTCGCCGCCACTGGTTGGCACGCGCAAAGGGGCTCGGCGGGCCCGTCATGGTGCGCTTACCCAACGAAACCATTGATGGAGTTTTTGCTGCCTTAGATGAAGCAGGCGCTCTGGTGTTGCATCTGGACGGTCAGCCAAACCGCGTCATTACAGCCGGTGACGTCTTCATCCCATGA
- a CDS encoding NADH-quinone oxidoreductase subunit M, whose translation MLDIPILSVLIFLPLAGAGFILAIKGDDEVGARNARNVALWTSIVTFVMSLWLWFGFDSSTAAFQFVEKKDWIPAYNINYHLGVDGISVLFVLLTTLLTPICVLASWDSIKERVKEYMIAFLILETMMIGMFVALDIVIFYIFFEAVLIPMFLIIGVWGGQNRVYASYKLFLYTLAGSVLMLVAILVMYSQAGTTDIPTLMATRFDPQLQMWLWLAFFASFAVKVPMWPVHTWLPDAHVQAPTAGSVILAGVLLKFGGYGFLRFSLPMFPDASVEFTPFVFTLSIIAVIYTSLVALVQHDMKKLIAYSSIAHMGFVTAGTFTMTINGVEGAIYQMLSHGVVSAALFLCVGVIYDRLHTREIDAYGGLVHKMPGYALVFMLFMMASVGLPGTGGFVGEFLVLLGLFQVNTWVAALTATGVVLGAAYMLYLYRRVVFGALEKDTVKKMLDMSPREWAVFLPLIVLTLWMGVYPISFLDVMHVSVDNLLGQVQTALEASAASVVAGQ comes from the coding sequence ATGCTAGATATACCTATTTTATCGGTTCTGATCTTCCTGCCGTTGGCCGGGGCCGGCTTTATCCTCGCCATCAAAGGGGACGATGAGGTTGGTGCGCGCAACGCACGCAACGTCGCGCTGTGGACGTCAATTGTGACGTTCGTGATGTCCTTGTGGCTGTGGTTTGGCTTCGACAGTTCTACCGCTGCGTTCCAATTCGTCGAAAAGAAAGATTGGATCCCGGCCTACAACATTAATTACCACTTAGGTGTGGACGGCATTTCCGTGCTGTTTGTGTTGTTGACCACGTTGCTGACGCCGATTTGTGTGTTGGCCAGCTGGGACAGCATCAAAGAGCGCGTCAAAGAATACATGATCGCGTTTTTGATCTTAGAAACCATGATGATCGGCATGTTTGTCGCGCTCGACATTGTGATCTTCTACATCTTCTTCGAAGCGGTCTTGATCCCGATGTTCTTGATCATTGGTGTGTGGGGTGGCCAGAACCGTGTGTATGCCTCGTATAAGCTGTTCTTGTACACCTTGGCTGGTTCCGTGTTGATGTTGGTGGCGATTTTGGTGATGTATTCCCAAGCCGGCACCACCGACATACCGACCTTGATGGCGACACGCTTCGATCCGCAATTGCAAATGTGGTTGTGGCTGGCGTTCTTCGCGTCATTTGCGGTGAAAGTGCCCATGTGGCCGGTGCACACCTGGTTGCCGGACGCGCACGTTCAAGCTCCGACAGCGGGCTCCGTGATCCTGGCTGGCGTGTTGTTGAAGTTTGGTGGCTACGGCTTCTTGCGTTTCTCACTGCCGATGTTCCCCGATGCCTCTGTGGAATTCACACCGTTCGTCTTTACGCTGTCCATCATTGCGGTGATCTACACCTCGCTGGTGGCGCTTGTGCAACATGACATGAAAAAGCTCATCGCTTATTCGTCCATCGCGCACATGGGCTTTGTGACGGCGGGTACGTTCACCATGACCATCAATGGCGTGGAAGGGGCTATCTATCAGATGCTCAGCCACGGTGTGGTGTCCGCCGCACTGTTCCTGTGTGTCGGTGTGATTTACGATCGTCTGCATACGCGCGAAATTGATGCTTACGGCGGCTTGGTGCACAAGATGCCGGGCTATGCTTTGGTCTTCATGCTATTCATGATGGCGTCTGTCGGACTTCCGGGCACCGGCGGTTTTGTTGGCGAGTTCTTGGTGCTGCTGGGCTTGTTCCAAGTCAACACCTGGGTCGCCGCATTGACGGCCACCGGTGTGGTGTTGGGTGCGGCTTACATGCTGTATCTCTACCGTCGCGTTGTGTTTGGCGCCCTTGAAAAAGATACGGTCAAGAAGATGCTGGATATGAGCCCGCGCGAATGGGCGGTGTTCTTGCCGCTGATTGTCTTGACGTTGTGGATGGGTGTCTATCCGATTTCGTTCTTGGATGTGATGCACGTTTCTGTCGATAACTTACTCGGCCAAGTCCAAACGGCTCTCGAAGCCAGTGCGGCTTCCGTTGTGGCTGGTCAGTAA
- a CDS encoding HD-GYP domain-containing protein, producing the protein MNKGVEASWDEIERVQRAALVNTLEEFNTIADLITEGQPINYQDVTQSCEPLMKAVKNNTFQDMLKGVRGHDNYSYVHSMRVATLLSLFGAAIGIQGEDHVTLTTGGLLHDVGKMKIPHEVLNKAGKLDDDEFQQMKNHVKHGVAFLDLNTTIPKGVSIIASQHHERIDGSGYPNGVGGKGLNQLARMAAIIDVFSALTDRRVYKPPMEPEKALSIMKDMDGHLDGTLLMVFREMLLDSVSVS; encoded by the coding sequence GTGAACAAGGGCGTTGAAGCAAGTTGGGACGAGATCGAACGAGTGCAGCGCGCGGCATTGGTCAACACGTTGGAAGAATTCAACACCATCGCAGACTTGATCACAGAAGGTCAACCGATCAACTATCAAGATGTCACCCAAAGCTGCGAGCCGTTGATGAAGGCTGTCAAAAACAACACGTTTCAAGACATGTTGAAGGGGGTGCGCGGGCACGACAATTATTCTTATGTCCATTCCATGCGTGTGGCGACGCTGTTGAGTTTATTTGGGGCTGCCATTGGGATTCAAGGCGAGGATCATGTGACGCTCACCACGGGGGGCTTGCTGCATGACGTCGGCAAGATGAAAATCCCGCACGAAGTCCTGAACAAAGCCGGAAAGCTGGATGATGACGAATTCCAGCAGATGAAAAACCATGTGAAGCATGGCGTGGCATTTTTGGACCTCAACACCACCATTCCCAAAGGTGTGAGCATCATCGCCAGCCAACATCATGAACGCATAGACGGTTCTGGTTATCCGAACGGTGTTGGGGGCAAAGGCTTAAACCAGCTGGCGCGTATGGCTGCCATTATCGATGTGTTCAGCGCGCTCACCGACCGTCGGGTTTATAAGCCACCGATGGAGCCGGAAAAAGCCTTGTCGATTATGAAGGACATGGACGGGCACCTAGACGGTACTTTGCTGATGGTTTTTCGGGAGATGCTGCTCGACAGCGTGTCGGTCAGTTAA
- a CDS encoding HD domain-containing phosphohydrolase — protein MSFIHNSTSDHTLYVLGGSSTYQTQISEALLSFYNVGVYQAPNKLLDQIENVQPSAVIVDEVINGGDSLGFIEKFKVRHGHRQIPVVLTASVTRAAAMRGYVKIPVLEKPYRRSQLLELISHQVNKGIEASWKKIEPVQRAALENTLNSYNSIADSIAEGRTLNYSDVTKSCEPLIQAVKNNAFQDMLRAVRGHDNYSYVHSLRVATLLSMFGAAIGIQGGDHETLTTGGLLHDVGKMKIPLQILNKPGKLDQHEFEQMKQHVPHSVGYLQLTHNIPKGVIIIAHQHHERINGSGYPNGLMGKELNQLARMAAIIDVFSALTDRRAYKPPMAAERALTWMNDMGGLDSSLLSVFKQMLLDSVPES, from the coding sequence ATGTCCTTCATCCACAACAGCACCTCCGACCATACGCTTTATGTTTTGGGTGGAAGCAGCACGTATCAGACTCAGATTTCTGAAGCGTTGCTATCGTTTTACAACGTTGGTGTCTATCAAGCCCCCAATAAGTTGCTTGATCAGATTGAAAACGTTCAGCCCTCAGCCGTTATTGTGGATGAGGTGATTAACGGTGGGGACAGTCTCGGGTTTATCGAAAAATTCAAAGTACGTCACGGCCATCGCCAGATCCCCGTCGTTCTCACCGCGTCGGTTACGCGCGCCGCTGCCATGCGCGGTTATGTCAAAATCCCGGTGTTGGAAAAGCCTTACCGGCGCTCACAACTGTTGGAGCTGATTTCCCATCAGGTCAACAAAGGTATCGAAGCATCCTGGAAAAAGATCGAGCCGGTACAGCGTGCTGCATTGGAAAACACGCTGAACTCCTATAACTCCATTGCCGATTCCATTGCCGAAGGGCGCACACTGAACTATTCCGACGTAACCAAGAGCTGCGAGCCTTTGATCCAGGCCGTCAAAAACAACGCCTTTCAGGACATGCTGCGCGCGGTGCGCGGCCACGATAATTATTCTTACGTTCATTCCTTGCGGGTGGCGACGTTGCTCAGCATGTTTGGTGCGGCCATCGGCATTCAGGGCGGGGATCACGAAACGCTGACCACAGGCGGATTGCTGCACGATGTCGGCAAAATGAAAATCCCCCTGCAAATCTTGAATAAGCCCGGCAAGCTGGACCAGCACGAATTCGAGCAAATGAAACAACACGTGCCCCATTCAGTCGGCTATTTGCAATTGACCCATAATATTCCCAAAGGCGTCATCATCATCGCCCACCAGCACCACGAACGCATTAACGGTTCGGGGTATCCAAATGGGCTGATGGGCAAGGAATTGAATCAGTTGGCCCGGATGGCTGCCATTATCGACGTTTTCAGCGCGCTCACGGACAGGCGCGCCTACAAACCGCCCATGGCCGCGGAACGCGCTCTGACGTGGATGAATGATATGGGCGGACTGGATAGCTCGCTGTTATCGGTGTTTAAGCAAATGCTCTTGGACAGCGTGCCGGAATCGTGA
- the nuoI gene encoding NADH-quinone oxidoreductase subunit NuoI, giving the protein MSFINRHIQAFLLVELLQGMMLTLRYMFRPKVTLNYPYEKGPLSPRFRGEHALRRYPNGEERCIACKLCEAVCPAQAITIEAEPRDDGSRRTTRYDIDMTKCIYCGFCEEACPVDAIVEGPNFEYATETREELMYDKDKLLANGARWEVELDLRLRADAPYR; this is encoded by the coding sequence ATGAGCTTCATCAACCGACACATTCAGGCATTTTTGCTGGTGGAACTGCTGCAAGGCATGATGCTGACGCTGCGTTATATGTTCCGTCCGAAAGTGACGCTGAACTATCCATATGAAAAAGGCCCGCTGAGCCCGCGTTTTCGCGGTGAGCACGCGCTGCGCCGCTACCCCAATGGGGAAGAGCGCTGCATCGCGTGTAAACTGTGCGAAGCGGTCTGCCCGGCGCAAGCCATCACCATCGAAGCCGAGCCGCGTGACGACGGGTCCCGTCGCACCACGCGCTACGACATCGACATGACCAAGTGCATCTACTGTGGTTTCTGCGAAGAAGCCTGTCCGGTGGACGCCATTGTCGAAGGTCCGAACTTCGAATACGCCACGGAAACTCGGGAAGAGTTGATGTACGACAAAGACAAACTTCTGGCCAATGGTGCACGTTGGGAGGTCGAGTTGGACCTTCGCCTGCGTGCCGATGCGCCATATCGCTGA
- the nuoK gene encoding NADH-quinone oxidoreductase subunit NuoK, giving the protein MDIGLAHYLAVGAILFATGMFGIFLNRKNVIVILMSVELLLLAVNINFVAFSVELGDMVGQVFTLFILTVAAAEAAIGLAILVVFFRNRGSIAVDDINSMKG; this is encoded by the coding sequence ATGGATATCGGTCTGGCACATTATCTGGCAGTCGGCGCGATCTTATTCGCAACCGGCATGTTTGGAATTTTCCTCAACCGCAAGAACGTGATCGTCATCTTGATGTCGGTCGAACTGTTGCTGCTTGCGGTCAACATTAACTTCGTGGCGTTTTCCGTGGAACTCGGCGACATGGTGGGGCAGGTGTTTACCTTGTTCATCCTGACCGTCGCTGCCGCTGAAGCCGCCATCGGTCTCGCCATCTTGGTGGTGTTCTTCCGCAACCGTGGCTCCATCGCGGTTGATGACATCAACTCCATGAAGGGCTGA
- the nuoL gene encoding NADH-quinone oxidoreductase subunit L, which translates to MIKAIVFLPLIASMLAGIVAFIDCGEDKDKKHKMDTLAQWITAGFLLVCMVMSWMVFYQVGLQGQAYTVTVLEWIQSGDLNLNWALKVDTLTAVMLVVVCTVSAMVHVYSIGYMHHDPNVPRFQSYLSLFTFAMLMLVTADNLVQMFFGWEGVGLASYLLIGFWYKKPSANAAAIKAFVVNRVGDFGFALGIFAVFVMFGTVNLDAIFAQAGGMTEANMEIFGYEFHAITVMCLLLFVGAMGKSAQLGLHTWLPDAMEGPTPVSALIHAATMVTAGVFMVSRMSPLFEYSDVALAVVTIVGASTAIFAATIGCTQFDIKRVIAYSTCSQLGYMFFAIGVSAYQAAIFHLMTHAFFKALLFLGAGSVIHAMSDEQDMRKMGGIWKSIPITYGLMWVGSLALAGIPPFAGFYSKDIVLEAAWGAHSAVGNYAFWMGILAAFLTAFYSWRLIIMTFHGKPRADEHVMAHVHESPKVMILPLLLLAAGAIVAGKGAYEWFVGHDAQAFWGNAILVLDSHPALENAHHVPSWVKLAPLVVGVGGIALAYVMYMFAPGLPGAFVKAIKPIHTFVFNKWFFDELYDKIFVKPAFRIGQGLWKVGDVTIIDGLGPNGVAHTTQETAEKTSGLQSGYLYHYAFAMLIGVVFMVGWYLYIAG; encoded by the coding sequence ATGATTAAAGCCATTGTCTTCCTGCCTCTGATTGCCTCGATGCTTGCGGGCATCGTTGCATTCATCGATTGCGGCGAAGACAAAGACAAAAAACACAAGATGGACACGCTCGCGCAGTGGATCACCGCCGGCTTCTTGCTGGTGTGTATGGTCATGTCGTGGATGGTGTTCTATCAGGTCGGATTGCAGGGCCAAGCCTACACCGTGACGGTGTTGGAATGGATCCAGTCCGGTGACTTGAACCTAAACTGGGCTTTGAAAGTCGACACGCTGACCGCCGTTATGTTGGTGGTGGTATGCACGGTTTCGGCCATGGTGCACGTGTACTCCATCGGGTACATGCACCACGACCCGAACGTGCCGCGCTTTCAAAGCTATCTGAGCCTGTTCACGTTCGCCATGTTGATGCTGGTGACGGCGGACAACTTGGTGCAAATGTTCTTCGGTTGGGAAGGCGTTGGTTTGGCGTCCTACTTGCTGATCGGGTTTTGGTACAAAAAGCCGTCGGCCAACGCTGCCGCCATCAAGGCCTTCGTCGTCAACCGTGTTGGTGACTTCGGCTTTGCGCTTGGCATCTTTGCCGTGTTTGTGATGTTCGGCACCGTGAACTTGGATGCAATCTTTGCCCAAGCGGGTGGGATGACCGAAGCCAACATGGAAATCTTCGGTTATGAATTCCACGCCATCACGGTGATGTGTTTGTTGCTGTTTGTTGGCGCCATGGGTAAATCGGCTCAGCTGGGTCTTCACACCTGGTTGCCGGACGCCATGGAAGGCCCGACGCCGGTGTCTGCCTTGATCCACGCGGCCACCATGGTGACGGCGGGCGTGTTCATGGTGTCGCGCATGTCGCCGCTGTTTGAATATTCAGATGTTGCCTTGGCCGTCGTGACCATCGTCGGTGCGTCGACCGCAATCTTTGCCGCGACCATCGGCTGCACCCAGTTCGACATCAAACGCGTCATTGCATATTCCACCTGTTCGCAGCTGGGCTACATGTTCTTCGCCATCGGCGTTTCCGCATATCAAGCGGCGATCTTCCACCTGATGACCCACGCGTTCTTCAAAGCGCTGCTGTTCTTAGGGGCTGGTTCCGTCATTCACGCCATGTCCGACGAACAGGACATGCGCAAGATGGGCGGCATTTGGAAATCGATCCCGATAACCTACGGTTTGATGTGGGTGGGCTCTTTGGCCTTGGCTGGCATCCCGCCGTTTGCAGGCTTCTATTCCAAAGACATCGTTTTGGAAGCTGCCTGGGGTGCGCATAGCGCTGTCGGCAACTACGCGTTCTGGATGGGCATTTTGGCTGCATTCCTGACGGCGTTCTACAGCTGGCGTCTGATCATCATGACCTTCCACGGCAAGCCGCGCGCTGACGAACACGTCATGGCGCACGTGCACGAAAGCCCGAAAGTCATGATCTTGCCGCTGTTGCTGTTGGCCGCAGGTGCCATCGTCGCCGGTAAGGGCGCTTATGAGTGGTTCGTCGGCCATGACGCACAGGCCTTCTGGGGCAATGCGATCTTGGTTCTGGACAGTCACCCGGCGCTTGAAAACGCACACCATGTTCCCAGCTGGGTGAAATTGGCCCCGCTGGTGGTCGGCGTTGGCGGGATTGCTTTGGCGTATGTCATGTATATGTTTGCACCGGGCTTGCCGGGTGCCTTTGTGAAGGCGATCAAGCCTATTCACACGTTTGTTTTCAATAAGTGGTTCTTCGACGAACTGTACGACAAGATTTTCGTGAAACCTGCGTTCCGTATTGGACAAGGTCTCTGGAAAGTCGGTGACGTGACCATTATCGACGGTCTCGGCCCCAACGGTGTCGCACACACAACGCAAGAGACAGCTGAAAAAACCAGCGGCTTGCAGTCGGGTTACCTCTACCACTATGCCTTCGCCATGTTGATCGGCGTCGTCTTCATGGTGGGTTGGTATCTGTACATCGCGGGGTGA
- a CDS encoding NADH-quinone oxidoreductase subunit J: protein MIEALVFYMFATICVVSGVLVVTRRNPVHSVLFLILAFFNAGALFVLAGAEFIAMLLIVVYVGAVAVLFMFVVMMLDVAVVEMKQKLAGYLPLGLLVVAIFTGELLASSLAWHFAPEAAANVQDAIPTGVDNTTSLGLLIYTKYIYLFQAAGLVLLVAMIGAIVLTHRKRPDSKKQVIAAQLARDPNQSVELKKVESGRGI, encoded by the coding sequence ATGATTGAAGCACTCGTTTTTTACATGTTCGCAACCATCTGCGTCGTTTCCGGCGTTTTGGTGGTCACGCGACGCAACCCGGTTCATTCGGTGTTGTTCCTCATCTTGGCGTTTTTCAACGCAGGCGCACTGTTCGTGCTGGCCGGGGCGGAATTCATCGCCATGCTGTTGATTGTCGTCTACGTCGGCGCCGTTGCGGTCTTGTTCATGTTCGTCGTCATGATGCTGGACGTGGCCGTGGTGGAAATGAAGCAAAAGCTTGCGGGCTACTTGCCGCTGGGTTTGCTGGTGGTTGCGATCTTCACCGGTGAATTGCTGGCGTCCAGCTTAGCGTGGCACTTTGCACCCGAAGCCGCCGCCAACGTTCAAGACGCCATACCCACAGGCGTGGACAACACGACGTCGCTGGGTTTGTTGATCTACACCAAATACATCTATCTGTTCCAAGCCGCAGGTCTTGTCCTGTTGGTCGCTATGATCGGTGCCATCGTTTTGACGCACCGCAAGCGCCCCGACAGCAAGAAACAGGTCATCGCCGCACAGTTGGCGCGCGACCCCAACCAGTCTGTTGAGCTGAAGAAAGTCGAAAGCGGGAGGGGCATCTGA
- the nuoN gene encoding NADH-quinone oxidoreductase subunit NuoN, with protein MVDMNLAPMMAELFLALAGMTLLMLGVFQNTTTPQGVTGASRLTSRLGVMTLVLALGLVFAISGDTYSVFEGLFISDPFAVFAKMLILVAAALTLVMSQDWLEKQGAHRFEYAIVVIFASLGMMMMVSSGNMLSLYMGLELQSLSLYVLAAFHRDDTRATEAGLKYFVLGALASGLLLYGISLVYGFSGTTDFATIAKTVGAQEHTNHGLVVGLVFMMAGLAFKVSAVPFHMWTPDVYEGAPTPVTAFFAVAPKVAALALFLRVMVGPFGDMAAQWQNVVVLISILSMVLGALAAMAQSNIKRMMAYSSIGHVGYALIGLAVGNEAGVTAVLIYLAIYVVMNIGTFACIIAMRRGGRSVEHIHELGGLAKTNLPVAAALAIFMFSMAGIPPLAGFIGKFYIFMAAVDAKLYTLAVIGVLSSVISAYYYIRIIKIMFFDEPGIEPLDRPLPASLSAILALCTGLILLFILMPSPLVSWAESAAASLF; from the coding sequence ATGGTTGATATGAACCTTGCCCCGATGATGGCAGAACTCTTTCTGGCTCTGGCCGGAATGACGCTGTTGATGTTGGGCGTTTTCCAAAACACCACAACGCCCCAAGGCGTGACAGGGGCTTCGCGCCTGACGTCGCGTTTGGGGGTCATGACCCTGGTCTTGGCCTTAGGTCTGGTGTTCGCCATTTCCGGCGACACGTATTCGGTCTTCGAAGGCCTGTTCATTTCCGATCCGTTTGCTGTGTTTGCCAAAATGTTGATTTTGGTGGCGGCTGCGTTGACCTTGGTCATGTCGCAAGACTGGTTGGAAAAACAGGGCGCGCATCGCTTTGAATATGCCATCGTGGTGATCTTTGCGTCGCTTGGCATGATGATGATGGTGTCCAGCGGCAACATGCTTTCACTGTACATGGGGCTCGAGCTGCAATCCCTGTCGCTTTACGTTCTGGCGGCGTTCCACCGTGACGACACGCGTGCCACCGAAGCGGGCCTGAAGTACTTCGTGCTGGGCGCTTTGGCGTCGGGTTTGTTGCTTTACGGTATTTCGCTGGTTTACGGCTTCTCCGGTACCACAGATTTTGCCACCATCGCCAAAACCGTCGGCGCGCAAGAGCACACCAACCACGGCTTGGTCGTGGGTTTGGTGTTCATGATGGCCGGTCTGGCCTTTAAAGTCAGCGCTGTTCCGTTCCACATGTGGACCCCGGATGTTTACGAAGGGGCTCCGACCCCCGTGACGGCGTTCTTTGCCGTGGCACCGAAAGTGGCTGCCTTGGCCTTGTTCCTGCGTGTCATGGTCGGCCCGTTTGGTGACATGGCGGCCCAGTGGCAAAACGTGGTTGTGCTGATCTCCATCCTGTCCATGGTCTTGGGCGCACTGGCTGCAATGGCTCAGTCCAACATCAAACGCATGATGGCGTATAGCTCCATCGGTCATGTGGGTTACGCTTTGATCGGTTTGGCCGTCGGCAACGAAGCCGGTGTGACCGCCGTTCTGATCTATTTGGCAATTTATGTGGTGATGAACATCGGTACGTTCGCCTGCATCATCGCCATGCGTCGCGGCGGGCGTTCGGTTGAACATATCCATGAACTGGGCGGTTTGGCGAAAACCAATTTGCCGGTTGCCGCAGCCCTTGCGATCTTCATGTTCTCCATGGCGGGCATCCCGCCGTTGGCAGGCTTCATTGGCAAGTTCTATATCTTCATGGCCGCAGTGGACGCGAAGCTTTACACCTTGGCCGTGATTGGTGTGTTGTCGAGCGTGATTTCCGCGTACTACTACATCCGTATCATCAAGATTATGTTCTTTGACGAACCGGGTATCGAGCCTTTGGATCGTCCACTGCCCGCATCCCTGTCCGCCATATTGGCGCTGTGCACGGGTCTGATTTTGCTGTTCATCTTGATGCCTTCGCCCCTGGTTTCTTGGGCGGAGAGCGCAGCGGCCTCGCTGTTCTAA